A single Prevotella sp. E15-22 DNA region contains:
- a CDS encoding fimbrillin family protein, translated as MRLKHYLYITTLVLLTACNNSDELTDGTPRANDAIQLSAGIVKGSHAVMTRAAGDTYQALTKGTAIALQVSGTWTGHTQEEVVKTTTAEAELSTNTSNGLSLTPVLYWDDYGMADPANATTGRTTGLTIYGAAVNGLTTVPAISDYTALVWDVNADQTTGWSEKDLLISNNVKADNTYKFDARGTGKQLEFRHALSKVTVSLKAGEGFADSKFVNDPTVTLLDWAHTNGTVNVTDGTVTLGNNTGVTMYQAATAATGYNVTKEALVMPGSAFIKGADIIRINADDNIYYVSSEKIRAVINAADHDTDDLTKAGKNYIIKVTVNKTDIQVSATVVDWTTVEAAEEHPKILVNNAYGDKGKSFDKAFDFYRSTSLNNGYSKDAEMSYATATGWTMTPQLYWPDHLTHYQFRGVWPTTAKVVDGEDATMDMQIIKVNNVAYQEGTFPSDLLIARPEIAEDAVCTNKEPGHTTTKLFEGGICATEGNINLNFRYMMAQVEVNLITASSGDNQVNLTGAKVELVNVKNTGDVTLGTREVVPTGVAGEYVLDEDANDANKRLSAIVPQDLSDMKFRITITNGTDETDVYYADVASIVDQTSNEKITAWKSGEHYVYALNLQKTKLKVSATLTDWKKVNASENVWF; from the coding sequence ATGAGACTTAAACATTATTTATATATCACGACTCTGGTGTTGCTCACTGCTTGCAACAATAGCGACGAGCTGACCGACGGCACACCTCGTGCCAACGATGCCATCCAGTTGTCTGCCGGCATTGTGAAAGGCAGTCATGCTGTGATGACGCGTGCTGCCGGCGATACCTATCAGGCATTGACCAAGGGAACAGCCATCGCCCTGCAGGTGAGCGGCACATGGACAGGACACACGCAAGAGGAAGTGGTGAAAACCACAACGGCAGAAGCCGAACTATCGACAAACACAAGCAATGGTCTGTCGCTCACACCCGTCCTCTATTGGGACGACTATGGTATGGCCGACCCTGCTAATGCCACAACCGGCCGTACCACCGGTCTTACCATCTATGGTGCAGCCGTTAATGGTCTGACAACGGTGCCGGCGATTTCCGACTATACCGCACTGGTGTGGGATGTCAATGCCGACCAAACCACTGGTTGGAGCGAGAAAGATCTGCTGATATCAAATAATGTAAAAGCTGATAATACTTATAAGTTTGATGCACGTGGCACTGGCAAGCAATTGGAGTTTCGCCATGCCTTGAGTAAGGTGACCGTAAGCCTCAAGGCTGGAGAGGGATTTGCTGATAGCAAGTTTGTCAATGATCCCACGGTGACGCTGCTCGACTGGGCACATACTAACGGCACGGTAAACGTGACTGATGGTACCGTCACATTAGGTAACAATACGGGCGTCACCATGTATCAGGCTGCCACTGCCGCCACCGGTTACAACGTGACCAAAGAAGCACTGGTGATGCCAGGCAGCGCTTTCATAAAAGGTGCTGACATCATCAGAATCAATGCCGACGACAACATCTACTATGTGTCTTCCGAAAAGATTCGTGCGGTTATCAATGCTGCAGACCATGATACTGATGACCTCACCAAGGCGGGCAAGAACTATATCATCAAGGTGACGGTCAACAAGACCGACATTCAGGTATCTGCCACCGTGGTGGACTGGACAACCGTAGAGGCAGCAGAGGAACATCCCAAGATTCTCGTGAACAATGCCTATGGCGACAAGGGAAAGAGTTTCGACAAAGCCTTCGATTTCTATCGCAGTACATCGCTCAACAATGGCTATTCTAAGGATGCCGAGATGAGCTATGCAACTGCCACAGGCTGGACGATGACGCCTCAGCTCTATTGGCCCGACCACCTGACGCACTATCAGTTCCGTGGTGTATGGCCTACGACAGCAAAGGTTGTTGATGGCGAAGATGCAACCATGGACATGCAGATTATTAAGGTCAATAATGTGGCTTATCAAGAAGGAACATTCCCTTCTGACCTGCTGATTGCTCGTCCGGAGATTGCCGAGGATGCAGTATGCACCAACAAGGAACCAGGTCACACCACCACCAAACTCTTTGAGGGTGGTATCTGCGCCACCGAAGGTAACATCAACCTGAACTTCCGCTATATGATGGCACAGGTGGAAGTGAACCTCATCACGGCATCATCAGGTGATAATCAAGTGAATCTGACAGGAGCCAAGGTGGAACTGGTAAATGTGAAAAATACTGGAGACGTGACACTGGGCACACGCGAGGTTGTTCCTACGGGTGTGGCAGGCGAATATGTACTTGACGAAGATGCCAACGATGCCAACAAACGTCTGAGTGCCATCGTGCCTCAGGATTTGAGTGACATGAAGTTCCGCATCACCATCACAAACGGAACAGATGAGACCGATGTCTATTACGCTGACGTGGCTTCGATTGTGGATCAAACCTCTAATGAGAAGATCACCGCATGGAAGTCGGGCGAGCACTATGTTTATGCGCTGAACCTGCAGAAAACAAAGCTCAAGGTCTCAGCCACACTGACTGATTGGAAAAAGGTAAATGCCAGTGAGAATGTTTGGTTCTAA
- a CDS encoding fimbrillin family protein, with protein MLKKAEKYIALALSCMLTAACNSDDALSIPDNQGKTPIELTAGVLNDSPAIHRAVTRSVTTTNENAAKPFASGTSVYLVLKSEKDNAGAVYTRTIGYLQGTSAAKANAVHFASDFGRFWEDSYSRNSQLSAYAACVPGYYLEESVNETLEGTPNGTKDATTWAIADSYQYDNIWDRDNGATTLTWPLRKKGVSNQNQDNFIASQDLCFSNNVAKLSETDDKRVMFSSEHKKFGSGKLVFYHALTRITFKIKKGEGFTDKDAFAFTEANENIVLKGFNTSGTFNITEGEFQTTPGTETISQLAVTEDNRSTNGTYAYVLDGLMVPGTDLSSIDADEIYFTIDYNLYHMSKSMLMTALAGKTLSDGTTPALDGNKMRPGVHYEFTMSVGKKKMDNFTAAVVDWETVEADEMEPTNARILVSLLENNNKKTGEADFDLFRASNISDTIDDAFESYEWNTGYSLTDSKAQLVEASQNSGIYAAQDASATNTAWYWPDNKTFYHFRTVMPKTDDSWKVNADSEHGDYVTLRADFGDTYKDVCWGAPFASTSGKLTYDHDVNGFDASSTSHQIFKAIGPTEGSITMVLFHMMSDVNIKLTTTEDDDKVDLTNAKMELSNIHATGKVLMGNGLVIPDNGTATVNNEKTTGNNQTPWHYGFIPQSLDDVMLTITTADNNQYIVTMKDVVATTVGNNLIANPYPQNGNGKYVINRWLPNYKYTYTFKLTKAGIAKLSATLANWEDVEAGDDNVQIR; from the coding sequence ATGCTTAAAAAGGCGGAAAAATATATAGCACTCGCACTGAGTTGCATGCTCACAGCAGCATGCAACTCAGACGATGCGCTGTCTATTCCCGACAATCAGGGTAAAACCCCTATAGAACTGACAGCGGGTGTGTTGAACGACAGTCCTGCCATTCATCGTGCCGTGACACGCTCGGTGACAACCACCAACGAGAATGCTGCCAAGCCGTTCGCCTCAGGTACCAGTGTTTATCTGGTATTAAAGAGTGAAAAGGACAACGCCGGCGCAGTTTACACACGTACCATAGGCTATCTGCAGGGCACCTCAGCAGCAAAAGCCAATGCCGTGCACTTTGCCAGCGATTTCGGACGTTTCTGGGAGGATAGCTATTCGCGCAACTCTCAGCTGTCGGCCTATGCTGCCTGTGTACCTGGCTATTATTTAGAGGAGTCTGTCAACGAAACACTGGAAGGCACCCCCAATGGGACGAAAGATGCAACGACTTGGGCCATCGCTGATTCCTATCAATACGATAACATTTGGGACAGGGATAATGGCGCCACCACCCTGACGTGGCCATTGCGTAAAAAGGGAGTTAGCAATCAGAATCAAGATAACTTTATCGCCAGTCAGGACCTCTGCTTCAGCAACAATGTGGCGAAGTTAAGCGAAACTGACGACAAACGCGTGATGTTCAGTTCTGAGCACAAAAAATTCGGTAGCGGAAAACTGGTCTTTTACCACGCACTGACCCGCATCACCTTTAAAATAAAGAAAGGTGAGGGTTTTACAGACAAAGATGCGTTTGCCTTTACCGAGGCAAACGAGAACATTGTGCTCAAGGGTTTCAACACCAGCGGCACTTTTAACATCACCGAAGGCGAGTTCCAGACAACGCCAGGCACTGAGACCATCAGTCAACTGGCAGTGACCGAGGATAATCGCAGTACCAATGGCACCTATGCCTATGTGCTGGACGGACTTATGGTGCCTGGTACAGACCTAAGTAGCATTGATGCTGACGAGATTTACTTCACCATCGATTACAACCTCTATCATATGAGTAAGTCGATGCTGATGACGGCATTGGCTGGCAAAACACTGAGCGACGGCACAACACCGGCCCTTGACGGCAACAAGATGCGCCCCGGTGTGCATTACGAGTTTACCATGAGTGTGGGCAAAAAGAAAATGGACAACTTTACGGCTGCCGTCGTTGACTGGGAAACGGTGGAAGCCGACGAGATGGAACCCACCAACGCCCGCATCCTGGTGTCTCTGCTTGAGAACAACAACAAGAAGACCGGAGAGGCCGACTTCGACCTGTTCAGGGCCAGCAACATCTCGGATACCATCGACGATGCATTCGAGAGTTATGAGTGGAACACAGGCTACAGTCTTACCGACAGTAAAGCACAGCTGGTGGAGGCATCGCAGAACTCAGGTATCTATGCCGCACAGGACGCCTCGGCCACAAACACCGCCTGGTATTGGCCCGACAACAAGACGTTCTACCACTTCCGCACAGTAATGCCTAAGACGGATGACAGCTGGAAGGTAAATGCTGACAGTGAACATGGCGACTATGTCACATTGAGGGCGGATTTCGGTGATACTTATAAAGACGTATGCTGGGGCGCACCCTTTGCATCAACATCAGGTAAGTTGACCTATGACCACGATGTGAACGGCTTTGATGCCAGCAGCACCAGTCATCAGATTTTCAAGGCTATCGGTCCTACCGAGGGTTCCATCACCATGGTATTGTTCCACATGATGAGCGATGTCAACATCAAGTTGACTACCACCGAAGACGACGATAAGGTAGACCTGACTAATGCCAAGATGGAATTGAGTAATATCCACGCCACAGGTAAGGTACTGATGGGTAATGGACTCGTAATTCCCGACAATGGTACTGCGACCGTGAACAACGAGAAGACGACAGGCAACAACCAAACTCCATGGCACTACGGCTTCATTCCACAGTCGCTCGACGATGTGATGCTCACCATCACCACGGCCGACAACAACCAGTATATCGTAACGATGAAGGATGTTGTGGCCACAACAGTTGGAAATAACCTTATTGCCAATCCATACCCTCAAAATGGCAACGGGAAATACGTCATTAATCGTTGGTTACCCAACTACAAGTACACCTACACTTTCAAACTCACCAAGGCCGGCATTGCCAAGCTCTCTGCAACACTGGCCAACTGGGAAGACGTGGAGGCTGGCGATGACAATGTTCAAATCAGATAA
- a CDS encoding fimbrillin family protein yields MKKIFKYTLPVVALCATLASCSDETTGVGIENYNNGKELIALSGNDNGVTRAALTRGGFSAETKVEMRIKAINKNDASAKARYAEATATASAATGSDLSNLSYKSGLERYWDDAFGRESQLTIYAFAIPGQTSAKLPEWSKTGWKPVDSQTNPNWFTSTADDTQVSWSVATEQTSETMTAQDLTYSNNISENGKGGRYSNEYDAANSKWKTKDFLDGQLVWIAKEAGSTTGKFDKGHLVFNHALSWIEINLKEGDGFNNSANTDFTWTKSQASATQNITLVGFNTTGTFDVAKGEWSNQTQTNITQMVEKTSTPEGKTTRQLYAYVLPGTNLYSTTTNVVEFEIDNAKYYVSGQKIAEAIRNYYTTGAGKNDAKAASYRSFTTIEAGKHYVINLSVSKKSVDRITAAIIDWETVNSEDAVAENTYPEFTLADRGTKLTDTNKNQFALYRAAKTASDYITGATEANYDWKSGYGVAATKQYDNTNSLWKTTDWFWENNLTYYHFRAAGYTENSSETGVTISQDATNGDYFAIKSGALSNSDYKDYVWGAPFKAAASDKLTYSTTDGFDNASGTTHQISQAIGTTASTINMLLFHMTSQITVNVRTTTDASKVTLKDGTNTELPITKVEILNFLPDGKVLMGNGLVSTTSTTRTPAAAMTYGTFAAATGTDPDRINDYTYGIVPQSLAYDGGTIGLRITTPDGNQYVVKDLSTCTATVSSNNIANPYTQVPGGNYTINAWYPGFKYNYTITIKKTGVERITAAVVGWETVTGDLGTIDLEN; encoded by the coding sequence ATGAAAAAGATTTTCAAGTACACTCTGCCTGTGGTTGCCCTCTGTGCCACCCTGGCATCATGTTCTGACGAGACCACAGGAGTTGGTATCGAGAATTACAACAATGGAAAGGAGCTTATTGCACTTTCTGGTAATGACAATGGCGTAACACGTGCTGCCCTGACCCGTGGTGGATTCAGTGCTGAGACCAAGGTAGAAATGCGCATCAAGGCTATCAACAAAAATGACGCGAGCGCAAAGGCTCGTTACGCAGAGGCCACTGCTACAGCTTCTGCTGCAACTGGCAGCGATCTTTCTAATCTTTCTTATAAGTCAGGTCTGGAGCGCTATTGGGACGACGCCTTTGGTCGTGAGTCTCAGTTGACCATCTATGCTTTCGCTATCCCTGGTCAGACATCAGCTAAACTTCCTGAGTGGAGCAAGACCGGCTGGAAACCTGTTGATTCGCAGACCAACCCTAACTGGTTCACCTCTACTGCTGATGACACACAGGTAAGTTGGTCTGTTGCTACTGAGCAGACTTCAGAAACGATGACTGCTCAGGACCTTACTTACAGTAACAATATCAGTGAAAATGGTAAGGGAGGACGCTACAGCAACGAATATGATGCTGCAAATAGTAAGTGGAAAACCAAAGATTTCCTAGACGGACAGTTGGTTTGGATTGCCAAAGAAGCAGGCTCTACCACAGGTAAATTCGATAAGGGTCACTTGGTCTTCAATCACGCTTTGTCTTGGATTGAGATCAACCTGAAGGAAGGTGACGGATTCAATAACTCTGCTAACACCGACTTCACTTGGACAAAGAGTCAAGCATCAGCAACCCAGAACATCACACTGGTAGGATTTAACACCACCGGTACCTTTGATGTCGCAAAAGGTGAATGGTCTAATCAGACACAGACCAACATCACTCAGATGGTTGAGAAAACCAGTACTCCCGAAGGAAAGACCACTCGTCAGCTCTATGCCTACGTGTTGCCCGGTACCAACCTCTATAGCACAACAACAAATGTCGTAGAGTTCGAGATCGACAATGCCAAGTACTATGTTTCTGGTCAGAAGATTGCAGAGGCTATTCGTAATTATTATACAACCGGTGCTGGTAAGAATGATGCAAAGGCAGCATCTTATCGGAGTTTCACCACCATCGAGGCTGGCAAGCATTATGTTATCAACCTCAGCGTATCAAAGAAGAGCGTCGACCGCATCACTGCAGCCATCATTGACTGGGAAACTGTTAACTCTGAGGATGCTGTTGCCGAGAATACCTATCCCGAATTTACGTTGGCCGATCGCGGTACTAAACTCACTGATACCAACAAGAATCAGTTCGCCCTCTATCGTGCAGCAAAGACCGCTTCCGACTACATCACTGGCGCAACAGAAGCGAACTATGACTGGAAATCAGGTTATGGTGTTGCTGCTACTAAGCAGTATGACAACACCAATAGTCTTTGGAAGACAACCGATTGGTTCTGGGAGAACAACCTGACCTACTATCACTTCCGCGCTGCTGGTTATACTGAAAACAGTTCTGAAACAGGTGTTACAATCAGCCAAGACGCAACAAATGGTGATTACTTCGCTATTAAGTCTGGTGCCCTTTCTAACTCTGACTATAAGGACTATGTTTGGGGTGCTCCCTTCAAAGCAGCAGCATCTGATAAGTTGACTTATTCTACAACTGACGGTTTTGATAATGCCAGCGGTACCACTCATCAGATTTCTCAAGCCATCGGTACTACAGCCAGCACCATCAACATGCTGCTGTTCCACATGACCAGTCAGATTACGGTAAATGTCAGAACCACTACTGATGCTAGCAAGGTAACGCTGAAGGACGGAACCAATACTGAGTTACCAATCACCAAGGTTGAGATTCTCAACTTCCTGCCAGACGGCAAGGTGCTGATGGGTAATGGTCTGGTATCTACTACCTCAACTACCAGAACTCCTGCTGCAGCTATGACATACGGTACATTTGCAGCTGCTACTGGTACAGACCCCGACCGTATAAACGACTACACCTATGGTATCGTTCCTCAGTCTCTGGCCTATGATGGTGGCACCATCGGTCTGCGTATCACTACTCCCGATGGTAACCAGTATGTTGTGAAAGACCTAAGCACTTGCACCGCAACTGTATCTTCTAATAATATCGCAAATCCATATACTCAAGTTCCCGGCGGCAACTACACCATCAATGCATGGTATCCAGGCTTTAAGTACAACTACACCATCACCATCAAGAAGACAGGTGTTGAGCGTATCACAGCTGCCGTTGTTGGTTGGGAAACCGTAACTGGTGACCTTGGTACCATCGATTTGGAGAACTAA
- a CDS encoding fimbrillin family protein codes for MHKIINNYTQACWWIGALLCANLTACSSDSTIQEEDVYDNHTPMAFGSSLSSSEPAFTRGVTSLEADFKVGTWKNFNQSGEQQVMDGYKVDYTADATPYRWNYNGVNGQVLRYWDLSAYPYEFRAVSPYFKGATILNTGINLDLSDRPFLSQTYLNEVYNITNQQGEPCVIAQVCRRKNGAVYEDRDEIKNVEINTNEKANAVREVHMPFHHLITKVGFRIFIDDPQPSSPNYRVALKSVKISVVNADNNFVISSKSYTATNQQGLDHGTFADNTTATGEYTMLQHGEYVGKNLRENLNRETALDLCPLYLQQIPQKDVQIHVEVEMQTDHLTNGVVDASNAFTYDSVLSLDKTSTTGDRFTWEPDTRYVYFLHIPNLHKHTIFLDTCEILPWDEVKSSDISIEL; via the coding sequence ATGCACAAGATTATTAATAACTATACCCAAGCATGCTGGTGGATTGGTGCACTTCTGTGTGCCAATCTCACTGCATGTTCTTCTGACTCAACGATTCAAGAGGAGGATGTCTATGACAACCACACACCAATGGCGTTTGGTTCCTCTCTCTCATCGTCTGAGCCAGCTTTCACCCGTGGTGTCACATCGTTAGAGGCCGACTTTAAGGTGGGCACCTGGAAAAACTTCAATCAATCTGGCGAGCAACAGGTGATGGATGGCTACAAGGTAGACTATACCGCCGATGCCACCCCCTATCGCTGGAACTACAATGGCGTAAACGGACAGGTGCTTCGCTACTGGGATCTTTCGGCCTATCCTTATGAGTTCCGTGCCGTGTCTCCTTACTTCAAAGGCGCCACCATCCTGAACACGGGCATCAACCTGGACCTTTCTGACCGTCCATTCCTGTCACAGACCTATCTGAACGAGGTGTATAACATAACCAACCAACAGGGAGAACCCTGTGTAATAGCCCAGGTCTGCCGTCGGAAGAACGGTGCAGTCTATGAAGACCGTGACGAAATAAAGAATGTGGAGATTAACACCAATGAAAAGGCAAATGCAGTACGTGAAGTGCATATGCCCTTTCATCATCTGATAACGAAAGTGGGATTCCGCATCTTCATTGACGACCCCCAACCTTCATCGCCCAACTATCGTGTAGCGTTGAAAAGCGTGAAGATATCTGTTGTCAACGCTGACAACAACTTTGTGATTAGCAGTAAGTCATATACTGCCACAAACCAACAGGGACTGGACCATGGCACCTTCGCGGACAACACCACTGCCACAGGCGAGTACACCATGCTGCAGCATGGTGAATATGTGGGAAAGAACCTGCGCGAAAACCTGAATCGCGAAACGGCTCTCGACCTCTGTCCGTTATATCTTCAGCAGATACCCCAAAAGGATGTGCAAATCCACGTAGAGGTAGAGATGCAGACCGACCACCTAACCAATGGAGTGGTGGATGCCTCTAACGCGTTTACCTATGACAGTGTGCTCAGTCTGGACAAGACCAGCACCACAGGTGACCGCTTTACCTGGGAGCCCGACACCCGCTATGTGTATTTCCTTCATATCCCCAACCTGCACAAGCATACCATCTTCCTCGATACCTGCGAGATTCTTCCATGGGACGAGGTAAAGTCATCAGATATTTCCATCGAATTATAA